One genomic window of Numida meleagris isolate 19003 breed g44 Domestic line chromosome 1, NumMel1.0, whole genome shotgun sequence includes the following:
- the TCF20 gene encoding transcription factor 20 isoform X1, with protein MQSFREQSSYHGNQQSYPQEVHGSSRLEEFSPRQQAQMFQSFGGGTGSGRRGAAAASTAMPGESSGHQSYQGFRKEAGEFYYMATNKDPVASGGQQPPQRRPSGPVQSYGPPQGSSFGSQYGSEGHVGQFQTQHSTLGGVSHYQQDFTGPFSPGSAQYQQQASSQQQQVQQLRQQIYQSHQPLPQASSQSASSTSHLQPMQRPSTLPSSASGYQLRVGQYSQHYQPPSSSSSSSFPSPQRFGQSGQNYDGSYSMNSGSQYEGHAVGSNAQAYGSQSNYSFQTQPMKSFEQSKLPQSGQQGQQQQHPPQHVMQYSNAASKLSLQSQVGQYSQTEVPVRSPMQFHQNFSPISNPSPAASVVQSPSCSSTPSPLMPGGENLQCGQGNMSMGSRNRILQMMPQLSPTPSMMPSPNAHAGGFKGFGLEGLQEKRLTDPGLSSLSALSSQVANLPNTVQHMLLSDALAPQKKSSKRSSSSKKADSCTNSEGSSQAEEQLKSPLAESLDGGCSSSSEDHGERVRQLSGQSTSSDTTYKGGNLERSNSSPAQGSQSEPSKLSTSPAAREDVASPDGKEAVVAVENAPKVNEKGVGVIVSREAMAGRVEKSGGQEKPAQDDVSTATQTPISASGAKEAGHAGPQPEAQGGTKGSKSGDNTNHNGEGNSQPSHAVVGSNFPVRTEPSKSPGSLRYSYKDNIAAGIQRNIGGFPQYPSGQEKGDFAGHSERKGRNEKFPSLLQEVLQGYHHHPDRRYSRNAQEHSGMAGSLEGAMRPNILISQANELTNRGLLNKSMGSLLEGPHWGPWDRKSSSAAPDMKQINLADYPIARKFEMESQSSSHEGGALSERRSVICDISPLRQLVRDPGPHPMGHMGPEGRSGRSERLAPGLSQSVILPGGLVSMETKMKAHSGQIKEEEFEQSKSSVSLNNKKTGDHCHSAGIKHESFRGNVSPGAAVSDSAPDYIPQQESRSTQLRRAPGRTGSSRGKSPSQFQDLADKLKMSPGRSRGPGADLHHMNPHMTLSERVNRGSLHSGYPQNSEGSSLAAAYHANARPHPFGDPNQSLNSQYHYKRQLYQQQQEEYKDWASSAAQGVIAAAQHRQEGARKSPRQQQFLDRVRSPLKNDKDGMMYLQGSSYHDTGSQDPGRCIMGSDSAQGKCTDLKHGNQKLQPHESGWDLSRQTSPAKSSGPLGAANQKRFCPQESDGHRREESTDLPKPSNAMLRLPGHEDQSPQNPLIMRRRVRSFISPIPTKRQPQDMKNSGSEDKGRMMTSAKEGADKTYNSYAHSSQSQDVGKPVAKGDSFKDLPSPDGRNCPAVSLTSPAKTKILPPRKGRGLKLEAIVQKITSPNIRRSVSTNSAETGADTVTLDDILSLKSGPEGGSVAGHGPEAEKRKGEMLSDQVGSASQDTASEITLPRPSEEWQGNEDDKTKKDTPETANVSKEGTGSSAAPPPQKSSGQGRSDGSVSGAGTLAFPDSKTISPSNVFTSEPNPKSEEKDGDVTNISPKPDGFPPKGYFPSGKKKGRPIGSVNKQKKQQQQQQQQQLPPPPPPPPVPSQSSEGVAGGEPKPKRQRRERRKPAAQPRKRKPRRAAPIVEPQEPEIKLKYATQAVDKTDSKNKSFFPYIHVVNKCELGAVCTIINAEEEEQNKLVRGRKGQRSSTPPPSNVESKVLPTSTFMLQGPVVTESSVLGHLVCCLCGKWASYRNMGDLFGPFYPQDYAATLPKNPPPKRATEMQSKVKVRHKSASNGSKTDTEEEEEQQQQKEQRSLAAHPRFKRRHRSEDCSGASRSLSRGASCKKATTEGGSGGEKTPSDSKPSMPTSEGGTELELQIPELPLDSNEFWVHEGCILWANGIYLVCGRLYGLQEAVEIAREMKCSHCQEPGATLGCYNKGCSFRYHYPCAIDADCLLNEENFSVRCPKHKVRLLR; from the coding sequence ATGCAGTCCTTTCGGGAGCAAAGTAGTTACCACGGAAACCAGCAGAGCTACCCGCAGGAAGTGCACGGATCGTCCCGACTGGAGGAGTTCAGCCCGCGCCAGCAGGCCCAGATGTTCCAGAGCTTCGGAGGAGGCACTGGCAGTGGACGTcgcggagcagcagcagcctctaCAGCGATGCCTGGTGAGAGCTCTGGCCATCAGAGCTACCAAGgtttcagaaaagaagcaggAGAGTTTTACTATATGGCTACCAACAAAGATCCAGTGGCGTCAGGAGGGCAGCAGCCGCCTCAGCGCAGGCCTTCTGGACCGGTACAGAGCTATGGGCCCCCTCAAGGGAGTAGCTTTGGGAGTCAGTATGGGAGTGAGGGACACGTGGGCCAATTTCAAACACAGCATTCAACCCTTGGGGGTGTATCCCACTATCAGCAGGATTTTACTGGTCCTTTCTCTCCAGGGAGTGCTCAGTATCAGCAGCAGGCTTctagccagcagcagcaggtacaACAGCTGAGACAGCAGATCTATCAGTCTCATCAGCCTTTACCCCAGGCTTCCAGCCAGTCTGCTTCTAGCACCTCGCACTTGCAGCCAATGCAGCGTCCATCCACCctgccttcctctgcttctgGGTACCAGTTACGAGTGGGTCAGTACAGCCAACACTATCAGCCACCTTCGTCGTCCTCGTCCTCCTCTTTCCCCTCCCCACAGCGTTTTGGCCAGTCAGGACAGAATTATGATGGAAGCTACAGCATGAATTCTGGGTCACAGTATGAAGGCCATGCCGTGGGTTCCAATGCGCAGGCATATGGGTCCCAGTCAAACTACAGCTTTCAGACTCAACCGATGAAAAGCTTTGAGCAGTCTAAGCTGCCCCAAAGTgggcagcaggggcagcagcagcagcacccacctcAGCATGTGATGCAGTATTCAAATGCTGCCTCCAAGCTCTCTCTTCAAAGTCAAGTGGGACAGTACAGCCAGACTGAAGTTCCTGTAAGGTCACCGATGCAGTTTCACCAAAACTTCAGTCCAATCTCTAATCCGTCTCCTGCTGCATCTGTGGTTCAGTCTCCAAGCTGCAGCTCCACCCCTTCTCCTCTCATGCCAGGTGGAGAAAATCTCCAGTGTGGGCAAGGCAACATGTCCATGGGTTCTAGAAACCGAATCCTGCAGATGATGCCTCAGCTTAGTCCTACACCATCTATGATGCCAAGTCCCAATGCTCATGCAGGGGGATTCAAggggtttgggctggaaggacTGCAGGAAAAAAGGCTCACAGATCCAGGGCTGAGTAGCCTGAGTGCCCTAAGTTCTCAAGTGGCCAATCTGCCCAACACAGTCCAGCACATGTTGCTTTCAGATGCCTTGGcacctcagaaaaaaagttcCAAAAGGTCATCCTCTTCAAAGAAGGCTGACAGCTGCACAAACTCGGAAGGCTCTTCCCAGGCAGAGGAGCAACTCAAGTCCCCCCTGGCAGAGTCCCTTGATGGTGGCTGTTCCAGTAGTTCAGAGGATCATGGGGAAAGGGTGAGACAGCTGAGTGGCCAGAGCACAAGCTCAGACACTACCTACAAGGGGGGTAACTTAGAAAGATCCAACTCCTCACCAGCACAAGGCTCTCAGAGTGAGCCCTCAAAActcagcaccagccctgcagctAGGGAAGATGTGGCCTCCCCTGATGGGAAGGAAGCTGTGGTGGCTGTGGAAAATGCCCCCAAAGTGAATGAAAAGGGAGTTGGAGTGATTGTCTCCCGGGAAGCTATGGCAGGTAGAGTAGAAAAGTCAGGTGGACAAGAGAAACCTGCACAAGATGATGTTTCCACAGCCACTCAAACACCAATTAGTGCTAGTGGAGCGAAGGAAGCTGGGCATGCAGGGCCACAGCCAGAAGCTCAAGGGGGTACTAAAGGGAGCAAAAGTGGAGATAACACTAACCATAATGGAGAGGGGAACAGCCAACCCAGCCATGCGGTTGTTGGGTCAAATTTTCCTGTGAGAACAGAACCTTCCAAATCTCCTGGCAGTTTAAGATACAGTTACAAAGATAATATAGCAGCTGGCATACAGAGAAATATTGGTGGCTTTCCACAGTATCCTTCTGGTCAAGAAAAAGGGGATTTTGCAGGACACAGTGAGCGCAAAGGCCGGAATGAGAAGTTTCCAAGCCTCCTACAGGAGGTCTTACAGGGTTACCACCATCATCCAGACAGAAGGTATTCTAGGAATGCACAGGAACATTCTGGGATGGCTGGGAGTTTGGAGGGAGCCATGAGGCCCAATATCTTAATTAGTCAAGCCAATGAATTGACGAATAGAGGCCTCTTAAATAAAAGTATGGGGTCTCTCCTGGAAGGCCCTCACTGGGGTCCCTGGGATAGGAAGTCTAGCAGCGCAGCCCCTGACATGAAGCAGATAAATTTAGCTGATTACCCTATTGCTAGAAAGTTTGAGATGGAGTCTCAGTCCTCTTCTCATGAAGGGGGAGCACTCTCGGAGAGGAGATCAGTGATCTGTGACATATCTCCATTAAGGCAACTTGTCAGAGATCCTGGTCCTCACCCAATGGGCCACATGGGTCCTGAGGGCAGAAGTGGAAGGAGTGAACGTCTTGCCCCTGGCTTAAGCCAGTCAGTAATACTCCCTGGTGGTTTAGTATCCATGGAAACAAAGATGAAAGCTCACAGTGGgcaaataaaagaagaagagTTTGAACAGTCAAAGAGCTCAGTTAgtcttaataataaaaagacagGAGACCATTGTCATTCTGCTGGCATCAAGCATGAGTCTTTCCGAGGCAATGTTAGCCCTGGAGCTGCAGTCTCCGATTCTGCTCCAGACTACATTCCCCAGCAGGAGAGCAGATCAACCCAGCTGAGACGAGCACCTGGCAGAACTGGAAGCAGCAGGGGTAAATCACCTTCTCAATTTCAGGATCTTGCTGATAAGCTGAAAATGTCACCAGGCAGAAGCAGAGGCCCAGGAGCAGATCTGCATCACATGAACCCACACATGACGCTATCTGAAAGAGTTAACAGGGGTTCCTTGCATTCTGGCTACCCTCAGAACTCAGAAGGCTCATCTTTGGCTGCAGCGTATCATGCAAATGCTAGGCCTCATCCTTTTGGTGACCCCAACCAGAGTTTAAATTCCCAGTATCATTACAAGAGACAGCTATACCAGCAACAGCAAGAGGAATACAAAGATTGGGCAAGCAGCGCTGCTCAGGGTGTgattgctgcagctcagcacagacaGGAAGGAGCCAGGAAGAGCCCAAGACAACAACAGTTTTTGGACAGAGTAAGGAGTCCCTTGAAAAATGACAAGGATGGAATGATGTACCTTCAGGGTAGCTCTTACCATGATACTGGAAGCCAGGATCCTGGGCGCTGCATTATGGGAAGCGACAGTGCTCAGGGCAAGTGCACCGACCTAAAACACGGTAACCAGAAACTGCAGCCGCATGAATCTGGTTGGGACTTGTCTCGGCAGACTTCACCTGCCAAAAGCAGTGGCCCTCTTGGAGCAGCCAACCAAAAAAGATTTTGCCCCCAGGAAAGTGATGGGCACAGACGAGAGGAATCTACGGATTTGCCCAAGCCTAGCAACGCCATGCTCAGGCTCCCTGGACATGAAGACCAGTCTCCTCAAAATCCCTTAATTATGAGGAGGAGAGTCCGTTCTTTCATCTCTCCTATCCCTACCAAAAGACAGCCACAGGATATGAAGAACAGTGGCAGTGAAGATAAAGGGCGAATGATGACGTCAGCAAAAGAAGGAGCTGATAAAACATACAACTCCTATGCCCATTCATCTCAAAGCCAAGATGTTGGCAAACCAGTTGCAAAGGGAGATTCCTTCAAGGATCTGCCAAGTCCTGATGGTAGGAATTGTCCCGCTGTTTCCCTCACAAGCCCGGCTAAGACCAAAATATTGCCCCCAAGAAAGGGGCGAGGATTAAAACTGGAAGCAATTGTTCAAAAAATTACATCTCCCAATATTCGGAGAAGTGTTTCCACCAACAGCGCTGAAACTGGTGCAGATACCGTCACTCTTGATGACATTCTGTCCCTTAAGAGTGGACCTGAGGGAGGAAGTGTGGCTGGACATGGGCCGGAGgctgagaagagaaaaggagagatgcTGTCAGATCAAGTGGGGTCAGCAAGCCAGGACACAGCTAGTGAAATAACTCTTCCGCGACCCTCAGAAGAGTGGCAAGGCAATGAGGATGATAAAACTAAGAAAGACACCCCTGAAACTGCCAATGTTAGTAAAGAAGGGACAGGATCCAGTGCCGCACCACCTCCTCAGAAGTCAAGTGGTCAGGGGAGGTCCGATGGATCCGTAAGCGGAGCTGGAACTCTGGCCTTCCCAGACTCAAAAACAATTTCCCCTTCCAATGTGTTTACTTCTGAACCAAACCCAAAGTCTGAGGAAAAAGATGGAGATGTGACAAACATTTCACCCAAGCCAGATGGCTTCCCTCCAAAGGGgtattttccttctggaaagaaaaaggggagaCCAATTGGGAGTGTGAACAAGCAAAagaagcaacaacagcagcagcagcagcaacaactgCCACCGCCCCCACCACCTCCACCTGTACCTTCTCAGTCTTCAGAAGGGGTCGCTGGTGGTGAGCCAAAACCTAAGaggcagaggagggagaggcgaaagcctgcagcacagccacggAAGCGGAAGCCTAGACGGGCTGCTCCAATCGTGGAGCCTCAAGAACCAGAGATCAAGCTTAAATATGCTACCCAGGCTGTGGATAAAACTGACTCCAAGAATAAGTCTTTTTTCCCTTACATTCACGTGGTAAACAAGTGTGAATTAGGAGCTGTGTGCACAATCATTAATgcggaggaagaggagcagaacAAATTGGTGAGGGGTCGGAAAGGACAAAGGTCTTCAACACCCCCTCCTAGCAATGTGGAGAGCAAAGTGCTGCCCACCTCAACTTTCATGCTGCAGGGCCCTGTAGTAACAGAGTCTTCTGTCTTGGGGCATCTGGTTTGCTGCCTGTGTGGCAAATGGGCCAGCTATCGTAACATGGGTGACCTCTTTGGTCCTTTCTACCCCCAGGATTACGCAGCCACCTTGCCCAAGAATCCACCTCCAaagagggccacagaaatgcagagcaagGTCAAGGTACGGCACAAAAGTGCTTCTAATGGTTCCAAGACAGATacagaagaagaggaggaacagcaacaacagaaggaacaaagaaGCCTAGCTGCTCATCCCCGCTTTAAGAGGCGGCACCGCTCTGAGGACTGTAGTGGAGCCTCTCGGTCACTTTCAAGGGGAGCTTCTTGTAAAAAAGCAACCACTGAAGGTGGCAGTGGTGGTGAAAAGACTCCTTCGGACTCAAAGCCCTCTATGCCCACTTCAGAAGGTGGCACTGAGCTGGAGTTACAAATTCCTGAACTACCTCTTGACAGCAATGAATTTTGGGTCCATGAGGGTTGTATTCTCTGGGCCAATGGGATCTACCTGGTCTGTGGCAGGCTCTatgggctgcaggaagctgtggAGATTGCGAGAGAGATG
- the TCF20 gene encoding transcription factor 20 isoform X4 translates to MSPGRSRGPGADLHHMNPHMTLSERVNRGSLHSGYPQNSEGSSLAAAYHANARPHPFGDPNQSLNSQYHYKRQLYQQQQEEYKDWASSAAQGVIAAAQHRQEGARKSPRQQQFLDRVRSPLKNDKDGMMYLQGSSYHDTGSQDPGRCIMGSDSAQGKCTDLKHGNQKLQPHESGWDLSRQTSPAKSSGPLGAANQKRFCPQESDGHRREESTDLPKPSNAMLRLPGHEDQSPQNPLIMRRRVRSFISPIPTKRQPQDMKNSGSEDKGRMMTSAKEGADKTYNSYAHSSQSQDVGKPVAKGDSFKDLPSPDGRNCPAVSLTSPAKTKILPPRKGRGLKLEAIVQKITSPNIRRSVSTNSAETGADTVTLDDILSLKSGPEGGSVAGHGPEAEKRKGEMLSDQVGSASQDTASEITLPRPSEEWQGNEDDKTKKDTPETANVSKEGTGSSAAPPPQKSSGQGRSDGSVSGAGTLAFPDSKTISPSNVFTSEPNPKSEEKDGDVTNISPKPDGFPPKGYFPSGKKKGRPIGSVNKQKKQQQQQQQQQLPPPPPPPPVPSQSSEGVAGGEPKPKRQRRERRKPAAQPRKRKPRRAAPIVEPQEPEIKLKYATQAVDKTDSKNKSFFPYIHVVNKCELGAVCTIINAEEEEQNKLVRGRKGQRSSTPPPSNVESKVLPTSTFMLQGPVVTESSVLGHLVCCLCGKWASYRNMGDLFGPFYPQDYAATLPKNPPPKRATEMQSKVKVRHKSASNGSKTDTEEEEEQQQQKEQRSLAAHPRFKRRHRSEDCSGASRSLSRGASCKKATTEGGSGGEKTPSDSKPSMPTSEGGTELELQIPELPLDSNEFWVHEGCILWANGIYLVCGRLYGLQEAVEIAREMKCSHCQEPGATLGCYNKGCSFRYHYPCAIDADCLLNEENFSVRCPKHKNKMVKGSLSTEQSERG, encoded by the coding sequence ATGTCACCAGGCAGAAGCAGAGGCCCAGGAGCAGATCTGCATCACATGAACCCACACATGACGCTATCTGAAAGAGTTAACAGGGGTTCCTTGCATTCTGGCTACCCTCAGAACTCAGAAGGCTCATCTTTGGCTGCAGCGTATCATGCAAATGCTAGGCCTCATCCTTTTGGTGACCCCAACCAGAGTTTAAATTCCCAGTATCATTACAAGAGACAGCTATACCAGCAACAGCAAGAGGAATACAAAGATTGGGCAAGCAGCGCTGCTCAGGGTGTgattgctgcagctcagcacagacaGGAAGGAGCCAGGAAGAGCCCAAGACAACAACAGTTTTTGGACAGAGTAAGGAGTCCCTTGAAAAATGACAAGGATGGAATGATGTACCTTCAGGGTAGCTCTTACCATGATACTGGAAGCCAGGATCCTGGGCGCTGCATTATGGGAAGCGACAGTGCTCAGGGCAAGTGCACCGACCTAAAACACGGTAACCAGAAACTGCAGCCGCATGAATCTGGTTGGGACTTGTCTCGGCAGACTTCACCTGCCAAAAGCAGTGGCCCTCTTGGAGCAGCCAACCAAAAAAGATTTTGCCCCCAGGAAAGTGATGGGCACAGACGAGAGGAATCTACGGATTTGCCCAAGCCTAGCAACGCCATGCTCAGGCTCCCTGGACATGAAGACCAGTCTCCTCAAAATCCCTTAATTATGAGGAGGAGAGTCCGTTCTTTCATCTCTCCTATCCCTACCAAAAGACAGCCACAGGATATGAAGAACAGTGGCAGTGAAGATAAAGGGCGAATGATGACGTCAGCAAAAGAAGGAGCTGATAAAACATACAACTCCTATGCCCATTCATCTCAAAGCCAAGATGTTGGCAAACCAGTTGCAAAGGGAGATTCCTTCAAGGATCTGCCAAGTCCTGATGGTAGGAATTGTCCCGCTGTTTCCCTCACAAGCCCGGCTAAGACCAAAATATTGCCCCCAAGAAAGGGGCGAGGATTAAAACTGGAAGCAATTGTTCAAAAAATTACATCTCCCAATATTCGGAGAAGTGTTTCCACCAACAGCGCTGAAACTGGTGCAGATACCGTCACTCTTGATGACATTCTGTCCCTTAAGAGTGGACCTGAGGGAGGAAGTGTGGCTGGACATGGGCCGGAGgctgagaagagaaaaggagagatgcTGTCAGATCAAGTGGGGTCAGCAAGCCAGGACACAGCTAGTGAAATAACTCTTCCGCGACCCTCAGAAGAGTGGCAAGGCAATGAGGATGATAAAACTAAGAAAGACACCCCTGAAACTGCCAATGTTAGTAAAGAAGGGACAGGATCCAGTGCCGCACCACCTCCTCAGAAGTCAAGTGGTCAGGGGAGGTCCGATGGATCCGTAAGCGGAGCTGGAACTCTGGCCTTCCCAGACTCAAAAACAATTTCCCCTTCCAATGTGTTTACTTCTGAACCAAACCCAAAGTCTGAGGAAAAAGATGGAGATGTGACAAACATTTCACCCAAGCCAGATGGCTTCCCTCCAAAGGGgtattttccttctggaaagaaaaaggggagaCCAATTGGGAGTGTGAACAAGCAAAagaagcaacaacagcagcagcagcagcaacaactgCCACCGCCCCCACCACCTCCACCTGTACCTTCTCAGTCTTCAGAAGGGGTCGCTGGTGGTGAGCCAAAACCTAAGaggcagaggagggagaggcgaaagcctgcagcacagccacggAAGCGGAAGCCTAGACGGGCTGCTCCAATCGTGGAGCCTCAAGAACCAGAGATCAAGCTTAAATATGCTACCCAGGCTGTGGATAAAACTGACTCCAAGAATAAGTCTTTTTTCCCTTACATTCACGTGGTAAACAAGTGTGAATTAGGAGCTGTGTGCACAATCATTAATgcggaggaagaggagcagaacAAATTGGTGAGGGGTCGGAAAGGACAAAGGTCTTCAACACCCCCTCCTAGCAATGTGGAGAGCAAAGTGCTGCCCACCTCAACTTTCATGCTGCAGGGCCCTGTAGTAACAGAGTCTTCTGTCTTGGGGCATCTGGTTTGCTGCCTGTGTGGCAAATGGGCCAGCTATCGTAACATGGGTGACCTCTTTGGTCCTTTCTACCCCCAGGATTACGCAGCCACCTTGCCCAAGAATCCACCTCCAaagagggccacagaaatgcagagcaagGTCAAGGTACGGCACAAAAGTGCTTCTAATGGTTCCAAGACAGATacagaagaagaggaggaacagcaacaacagaaggaacaaagaaGCCTAGCTGCTCATCCCCGCTTTAAGAGGCGGCACCGCTCTGAGGACTGTAGTGGAGCCTCTCGGTCACTTTCAAGGGGAGCTTCTTGTAAAAAAGCAACCACTGAAGGTGGCAGTGGTGGTGAAAAGACTCCTTCGGACTCAAAGCCCTCTATGCCCACTTCAGAAGGTGGCACTGAGCTGGAGTTACAAATTCCTGAACTACCTCTTGACAGCAATGAATTTTGGGTCCATGAGGGTTGTATTCTCTGGGCCAATGGGATCTACCTGGTCTGTGGCAGGCTCTatgggctgcaggaagctgtggAGATTGCGAGAGAGATG